A genome region from Solanum pennellii chromosome 12, SPENNV200 includes the following:
- the LOC107006350 gene encoding uncharacterized protein LOC107006350 gives MASTSLNFFESLPTELVILIVERVASYSLEDLVSVKFCSMFLNEVGNERYVYQKVTLASFPTEPTWTTNQHVVSFMNICIALENLEALYRNNVFDFFNRNDPTALRMVKKAVEGGYEGADYVLAVQYLKAVFP, from the exons ATGGCTTCAACTAGTTTAAACTTCTTCGAATCTCTCCCGACTGAACTAGTAATTCTTATCGTTGAAAGGGTTGCTTCCTACTCTCTAGAAGATTTAGTTAGTGTTAAATTTTGTTCTATGTTCCTCAATGAAGTTGGTAATGAACGTTATGTATATCAGAAGGTTACATTGGCCAGCTTTCCCACTGAACCTACATGGACGACGAATCAACATGTTGTGTCTTTCATGAATATTTGCATAGCATTGGAGAATTTAGAAGCCTTATACAGAAACAACGTG tttgattttttcaatCGTAATGATCCAACTGCACTGAGAATGGTTAAAAAAGCAGTAGAAGGTGGCTACGAAGGTGCAGATTATGTGCTTGCCGTACAATATTTGAAGGCGGTATTTCCATGA